The segment GAATGAAAATAGCAATAGTAGGTGCAGGCAGTGCCGGTATATTTACCGCATATAAATTGATGAATCTAAATGGTGCCTCTGTAGATCTTTACGAAAAAGGTAAAGATATCACAAATAGAAGTAGAAAAGAGGTTATGTCTGGCTTCGGCGGTGCAGGGGCATACTCAGATGGGAAGCTTACTTTGACCACAGAGTTTGGCGGCTGGCTGACAGACTTCATAGATGAAAAAGAGCTTGAAAACCTTATTGAAGAGGCTGATACGATATGGAAAGATGTATCAGGTGTTGATAAGCTCGACAGTTCACAGAATTACGAAAAGATAAAAGACCTTGAATACCTTTGTTCAAGGCACAATTTAAGACTCTATTCAGCTAAAATCAGGCATCTTGGGACAGACAATTGCCTTCTGGCGGTGAAAAATCTTCAGGTTATGCTGGAAAAAAGTAGAAATGTAAATCTATTTTTCGAGTGTGGAGTTTCTGACATCATACTTGAAAATAATGAGATAAAAGGTTTGGTTTTGGAAAATGGAGAAAAAAGGTATTACGACATAGTGGTACTTGCCGTTGGTAGAAGTGGTAATTCATGGATGCAGGAGATTGTAAATCGCTATCAAATAGAATCTGCAATAAATCCTGTTGACATTGGGGTAAGGGTGGAGGTCCCTAGATCTATTACAGATCATTTTACAGATTATCTTTATGAGTTTAAAATAAAATATTATACCTCGGAATTCGAGGATGAAGTAAGAACGTTTTGCGTAAATCCCGGGGGATTCATCACAATAGAGCGGAATGAGAATAACCTTCTAACAGTAAATGGTCATTCCTATAAGAATAAAAAGAGTAGCAATACCAACTTTGCATTACTTGTATCCACAAAATTCACAGAGCCTTTCAAAGAGCCTGTCAAGTATGGTCAATATGTGGCCTATCTGGCAAATATGCTAAGTGGAGGTTCTGTCATCGTTCAGAGATTTGGGGATCTCATCAGGGGACGAAGATCAACAGAGAGTAGAATAAGAAAAAACTTTGTCAAGCCCACCCTTCAGGAGGCTATGCCGGGAGATCTATCCTTCG is part of the Calditerrivibrio nitroreducens DSM 19672 genome and harbors:
- a CDS encoding NAD(P)/FAD-dependent oxidoreductase, with product MKIAIVGAGSAGIFTAYKLMNLNGASVDLYEKGKDITNRSRKEVMSGFGGAGAYSDGKLTLTTEFGGWLTDFIDEKELENLIEEADTIWKDVSGVDKLDSSQNYEKIKDLEYLCSRHNLRLYSAKIRHLGTDNCLLAVKNLQVMLEKSRNVNLFFECGVSDIILENNEIKGLVLENGEKRYYDIVVLAVGRSGNSWMQEIVNRYQIESAINPVDIGVRVEVPRSITDHFTDYLYEFKIKYYTSEFEDEVRTFCVNPGGFITIERNENNLLTVNGHSYKNKKSSNTNFALLVSTKFTEPFKEPVKYGQYVAYLANMLSGGSVIVQRFGDLIRGRRSTESRIRKNFVKPTLQEAMPGDLSFVLPYRYLSNLKETILQLDKVMPGMADPNTLLYGVEAKFYSLRINVDQNMRSKSIKNLYCIGDGAGITRGIIQASVSGIIAANDIIKRI